From the genome of Geminocystis herdmanii PCC 6308, one region includes:
- a CDS encoding glycosyltransferase family 2 protein has translation MTKVSVIIPVYNSQTTVLQTLESVLSQTYPDFELIIVDDGSNDRSIELCQESIEQQNKVSPERIKIVHQQNRGLAGARNTGIRHSQGEYLAFVDADDLWLPEKLEYHVQHLDHNPTVGVSFSRSEFIDIEGKALGIYQIPQLTNITPDYLFCRNPISNGSAVVIRRETLEGIKFQENLYGEIEDFYFDDTFRQSEDIECWLRIALQTNWHIEGIPNSLTLYRVNEKGLSANIRSQYEAWERILHKTETYNPEFIKKWGNKARAYQLRYLARRAVRLRSPQVAFKLFFEAMKYHWRIIIEEPRRTIITFFAVLSLWLFPKFLYQPLENLMMKITGASQKKRIQKEEGGKLS, from the coding sequence ATGACGAAAGTATCAGTCATCATTCCCGTTTATAATTCACAAACTACTGTACTGCAAACTTTAGAATCGGTGTTAAGTCAAACTTATCCAGATTTTGAATTAATTATTGTTGATGATGGTAGTAACGATCGAAGTATCGAGCTTTGTCAAGAATCGATCGAACAACAAAACAAAGTATCCCCAGAACGCATTAAAATTGTTCATCAGCAAAATAGAGGATTAGCAGGGGCAAGAAATACGGGGATTCGTCATAGTCAGGGAGAATATTTAGCGTTTGTTGATGCCGATGATCTTTGGCTACCTGAAAAATTAGAGTATCATGTTCAGCATTTAGATCACAATCCCACCGTAGGGGTTAGTTTTTCTCGCTCTGAATTCATCGATATTGAAGGGAAGGCTTTAGGTATTTATCAAATCCCCCAATTAACCAACATTACCCCTGATTATCTATTTTGTCGTAATCCTATTAGTAACGGTTCGGCGGTAGTCATTCGGAGAGAAACCTTAGAGGGAATCAAATTTCAAGAGAATCTTTATGGCGAAATAGAAGATTTTTATTTTGATGATACTTTTCGACAGTCAGAAGATATTGAATGTTGGTTACGCATTGCTCTACAAACTAACTGGCACATTGAAGGCATTCCCAATTCTTTAACCCTTTATCGAGTCAATGAGAAGGGATTATCAGCAAATATTCGATCGCAGTATGAAGCATGGGAAAGGATTTTACACAAAACCGAAACCTATAACCCCGAATTTATCAAAAAATGGGGTAATAAAGCTAGAGCCTATCAGTTACGATACTTAGCAAGAAGGGCAGTCAGATTACGATCGCCCCAAGTAGCCTTCAAATTATTTTTTGAAGCCATGAAATATCATTGGCGTATAATCATTGAAGAACCTCGAAGAACGATTATTACCTTTTTTGCGGTGTTGTCTCTTTGGTTATTCCCCAAATTTCTTTATCAACCCTTAGAAAACCTGATGATGAAAATAACAGGGGCAAGTCAAAAAAAACGTATTCAAAAAGAAGAAGGAGGGAAACTATCATGA
- a CDS encoding Sll0314/Alr1548 family TPR repeat-containing protein, with the protein MDFYSRILKGNDDQRQLNFNPKISVSWVKLSSTALLSIFSLIVSTNASFAGDPFRNTNPRDISAQTESAFKALFEDGNYPQAKVYLTEAKNSSQNDPLLPALRASLAYTEQDWENMELYTAETLKVARSIGAKDPLRSNLYLAVGNFLDGANEYRQKGALAALGKLQLVFDYFDKAEKIDKNDPELNLIKGYLNLMLAVNLPFSSPQQAIDNLKSYASPQYLVNRGIAVAYRDLKDYDSALTYVNKSIESTPLNPELYYLKGQILRNKGEKENSLPLLEEAVKNFDIALAKVNQLPQESVKKPLEREKRKTLEKIAELGTSSSSP; encoded by the coding sequence ATGGATTTTTACTCTCGCATCCTCAAAGGTAATGATGATCAACGTCAGCTTAATTTTAACCCGAAAATCTCTGTTTCTTGGGTGAAATTATCTTCTACTGCTTTGTTGTCGATATTTTCTCTGATTGTCTCTACAAATGCTAGTTTCGCTGGTGATCCTTTTCGTAATACGAACCCTCGTGATATAAGCGCTCAAACGGAGTCTGCTTTTAAAGCCTTGTTTGAAGATGGTAACTATCCTCAAGCGAAAGTTTATCTGACAGAGGCGAAAAATTCTTCTCAGAATGATCCTCTTTTACCTGCTTTAAGGGCTTCTTTAGCTTATACTGAACAGGATTGGGAAAACATGGAACTATATACAGCAGAAACATTAAAAGTTGCTCGATCGATCGGTGCAAAAGACCCCCTTCGTAGTAATCTATATTTAGCGGTAGGAAACTTTTTAGATGGTGCGAATGAGTATCGTCAAAAAGGTGCTTTAGCGGCGTTAGGAAAGTTACAATTAGTTTTTGATTATTTTGATAAGGCAGAAAAAATTGATAAAAATGATCCAGAATTGAACTTAATTAAGGGTTATTTAAACTTAATGTTAGCGGTAAATTTGCCTTTTTCTAGCCCTCAACAAGCTATTGATAACCTTAAAAGTTACGCTTCCCCTCAGTATTTAGTAAATCGTGGTATTGCTGTGGCTTATCGAGATTTAAAAGATTATGATTCGGCTTTAACTTATGTGAATAAGTCGATCGAAAGTACTCCATTAAATCCAGAATTATACTATTTAAAAGGACAAATTTTAAGGAATAAAGGGGAAAAAGAAAATAGTCTTCCTTTATTAGAAGAAGCCGTGAAAAATTTTGACATTGCCTTAGCTAAAGTCAATCAATTACCCCAAGAAAGTGTCAAAAAACCTTTAGAAAGAGAAAAACGTAAAACCCTTGAAAAAATTGCCGAATTAGGCACTTCTTCTAGTAGTCCATAA
- a CDS encoding glycosyltransferase family 4 protein produces the protein MKRKIWHLIGDKRAGGSNLLVKNLMASLEHKFDFKMVRLEEIEAQLIKEKPDLIIFHYPCAWRYLLPLKRLKKYCPIYICDHHYCKGFEQNQVSSKFRFRTMLKLSYGMVDRIISISQAQKQWMIENKLVKPEKISVITPASPLESLLEIPPKITGEKIILGAYGRFAPQKGFDLLLRAIKEISTSAQWENFELRLGGYGQDEELITSLGKGLPNVKLLGSIEHINQFLNDCDVIIIPSRWEGWGLVALEAKASARAVVAFSVDGLVEQIQDYGLLIPANNLKALGEGILSLSTKPLTEWGIKGRNSVINSWQNCVQEWETILEK, from the coding sequence ATGAAACGTAAAATATGGCATTTAATCGGCGATAAAAGGGCTGGAGGTTCAAATCTCCTCGTTAAGAATTTAATGGCATCTCTGGAGCATAAATTTGACTTTAAAATGGTCAGATTAGAGGAAATAGAGGCACAATTAATCAAAGAAAAACCAGATTTAATTATCTTTCATTATCCCTGTGCTTGGCGTTATTTATTACCTTTAAAAAGACTCAAAAAATACTGTCCTATTTATATTTGTGATCATCATTACTGTAAGGGTTTTGAACAAAATCAAGTATCCTCAAAATTTCGTTTTCGTACCATGTTAAAACTGTCTTATGGTATGGTCGATCGAATTATCTCTATTTCTCAAGCACAAAAACAGTGGATGATAGAGAATAAATTAGTTAAGCCAGAAAAAATCTCCGTCATTACTCCTGCTTCTCCTTTAGAATCATTATTAGAAATTCCTCCCAAAATCACAGGAGAAAAAATTATTTTAGGTGCTTATGGACGTTTTGCCCCTCAAAAGGGTTTTGATTTATTGTTACGCGCCATCAAAGAAATTTCTACTTCTGCTCAATGGGAAAATTTTGAACTCCGTCTAGGAGGTTATGGGCAAGATGAAGAATTAATTACTTCTTTAGGGAAAGGATTACCTAATGTTAAATTACTAGGTTCGATCGAACATATCAATCAATTTTTAAACGATTGTGATGTAATTATTATCCCCTCCCGTTGGGAAGGTTGGGGCTTAGTTGCCCTAGAAGCCAAAGCCTCCGCCCGTGCGGTTGTCGCCTTTAGTGTAGATGGTTTAGTGGAACAAATCCAAGACTACGGTTTACTAATTCCGGCTAATAATCTCAAGGCATTAGGAGAAGGGATTTTATCCTTATCCACAAAACCTCTTACCGAATGGGGAATCAAAGGCAGAAACTCCGTCATTAATAGTTGGCAAAATTGTGTTCAAGAATGGGAAACAATCTTGGAAAAATGA
- a CDS encoding sugar transferase has product MIMNLADQKFILTPIKNTLLVQMPPKLTVMEAMALKKEYRQWIEEETIEKIILDFGKTKFIDSSGIGSLVSMIKFTKEQKIVLQIWSILPQVAEVFSLIGMEKVLPIIAHTEPTIPISGSKLTDLPSVTHPSVRSKTKRLIDIIGGLMGLGFVAILFIPVAIAIKLDSPGPVLFSQTRCGWMGKRFKIWKFRSMVTNAEALKATIDNQAQGAFFKNENDPRITRVGKFLRKTSLDEFPQFWNVVKGEMSLIGTRPPTPNEVEQYEVPNWQRLDVRPGLSGEWQVNGRSKIRDFEDVIKLDLRYQENWSLMYDFKLILKTITVIFSKDSGAA; this is encoded by the coding sequence ATTATTATGAATTTAGCAGATCAAAAATTTATTCTAACTCCCATCAAAAATACTTTATTGGTTCAAATGCCACCTAAATTAACGGTAATGGAGGCAATGGCTTTAAAAAAAGAATATCGTCAATGGATAGAAGAAGAAACCATAGAGAAAATTATTTTAGATTTTGGGAAAACTAAATTTATTGATAGTAGCGGTATCGGTTCTTTAGTGAGCATGATTAAATTTACTAAGGAACAAAAAATTGTGTTGCAAATATGGAGTATTCTGCCCCAAGTAGCGGAAGTATTTTCTCTGATTGGTATGGAAAAAGTACTGCCCATTATTGCCCATACAGAGCCAACTATCCCCATTTCTGGTTCTAAATTAACGGATTTACCCTCCGTCACCCACCCCTCAGTTCGATCGAAAACCAAGCGTTTAATCGACATTATCGGCGGATTAATGGGTTTAGGATTTGTGGCAATTTTGTTTATTCCCGTCGCCATTGCCATAAAATTAGATAGTCCGGGTCCTGTTTTATTTAGTCAAACTCGTTGCGGTTGGATGGGTAAAAGATTTAAAATTTGGAAGTTTCGATCGATGGTGACGAATGCAGAAGCGCTGAAAGCCACCATTGATAATCAGGCACAGGGTGCGTTTTTCAAAAATGAAAATGATCCTCGTATTACCCGTGTTGGTAAATTTTTACGCAAAACCAGTTTAGACGAATTTCCCCAATTTTGGAACGTAGTCAAAGGAGAAATGAGTTTAATCGGTACTCGCCCCCCAACCCCCAACGAAGTAGAACAATATGAAGTACCTAACTGGCAACGGTTAGACGTGCGCCCCGGTTTAAGTGGAGAATGGCAGGTAAATGGTCGATCGAAAATTCGTGATTTTGAAGACGTGATTAAACTTGATTTACGTTATCAGGAAAATTGGAGTTTAATGTATGATTTTAAGTTAATCCTCAAAACCATCACCGTTATCTTTTCTAAAGATTCCGGTGCTGCGTGA
- a CDS encoding nucleotidyltransferase family protein has protein sequence MSITIPKKSIVSFCEKHHIQKLSLFGSVLRSDFNEKSDIDVLVEFSSEHIPGLITLAKMEFLIKK, from the coding sequence ATGAGTATAACTATTCCGAAAAAGTCGATCGTTAGTTTCTGCGAAAAACATCATATTCAAAAATTATCCTTATTTGGCTCGGTATTGAGATCAGATTTTAACGAAAAAAGTGATATAGATGTATTGGTAGAATTTTCCTCTGAACATATACCCGGTTTAATTACCTTAGCAAAAATGGAGTTTTTAATAAAAAAATAA
- a CDS encoding ABC transporter ATP-binding protein, whose product MLNLKNVTYHPTATLTPIIENITLTLPPQKLGLIVGTSGSGKTTLLEILAGLAEKTKGEILWDTDSLTSEDLQQLSGIVFQFPERHFCGSNILEELRLGHPELSAIRVKDALTEVGLEHLSYDTPPHALSGGQQRRLSLAVQLIRQPNILLLDEPTAGLDWLMKEQLVNLLTKLKQHWTLLIVTHDASDLVEIADNCWRIENGRLEAVNPDVFMVKEKQLFSREKFL is encoded by the coding sequence ATGCTTAACTTAAAAAACGTTACTTATCACCCCACGGCTACCCTTACCCCCATTATTGAAAATATTACTTTAACCCTTCCCCCCCAAAAATTAGGGTTAATTGTAGGAACAAGTGGCTCTGGAAAAACTACACTTTTAGAAATTTTAGCAGGATTAGCCGAAAAAACCAAAGGAGAAATTTTATGGGATACAGATAGCCTTACCTCAGAAGACTTACAACAGTTAAGCGGTATCGTGTTTCAATTTCCTGAAAGACATTTTTGCGGTAGTAACATCTTAGAAGAATTAAGATTAGGGCATCCCGAATTGAGTGCCATTCGTGTTAAAGATGCTTTAACGGAGGTAGGATTAGAGCATCTTAGTTATGATACTCCTCCCCATGCTCTTAGTGGCGGACAACAAAGAAGATTATCTTTAGCAGTACAATTAATACGTCAACCAAACATTTTACTATTAGATGAACCAACCGCAGGGCTAGATTGGTTGATGAAAGAGCAATTAGTAAATTTATTAACTAAATTAAAACAACATTGGACATTATTAATTGTTACCCATGATGCTAGTGATTTAGTAGAAATTGCCGATAACTGTTGGCGCATTGAAAACGGGAGACTTGAGGCGGTAAATCCTGATGTTTTTATGGTGAAAGAAAAACAATTATTTTCTAGGGAAAAGTTTTTATAA
- the pssD gene encoding PssD/Cps14F family polysaccharide biosynthesis glycosyltransferase yields MKILLVCSSGGHFKALQQLQPFWEKHPRQWVTFATPTTQTALQEENVTYAFSPTNRNLPNLIKNLFLAWKVIKQSKPDVVISTGAGVAVPFLILGKLLGSKTVFVESITRIETLSLSAKLVLPFLSVLYVQWPQLQTRYPQAELVIPLKNT; encoded by the coding sequence ATGAAAATATTATTAGTTTGTTCATCAGGAGGACATTTTAAGGCTTTACAACAATTACAACCTTTTTGGGAAAAACACCCCCGACAGTGGGTAACATTTGCCACCCCCACCACTCAAACCGCTTTACAAGAGGAAAATGTGACTTATGCTTTTAGTCCGACAAATCGTAACCTACCCAACCTCATCAAAAATTTATTTCTCGCTTGGAAAGTCATTAAGCAAAGTAAACCGGATGTAGTTATTTCTACTGGTGCTGGAGTCGCCGTACCCTTTTTAATTTTGGGCAAACTATTAGGAAGTAAAACTGTTTTTGTGGAGTCTATCACCCGTATTGAAACTTTAAGTTTATCCGCTAAGTTGGTGTTACCTTTTTTGAGTGTACTTTATGTACAGTGGCCTCAACTACAAACTCGTTATCCTCAAGCTGAATTAGTTATTCCCCTTAAAAATACCTAA
- a CDS encoding type II toxin-antitoxin system YoeB family toxin — protein MPTFTKLKLYPRQVYIHNLSGLWSQRLSQKDRIVYKFDDRYIYIFAIDGHYDQF, from the coding sequence TTGCCTACCTTCACCAAACTCAAGTTATACCCTCGCCAAGTATATATTCATAATTTATCAGGTTTATGGTCTCAAAGATTATCACAAAAAGATAGAATTGTTTATAAGTTTGACGATCGATATATTTATATTTTCGCTATTGATGGTCATTATGATCAATTTTAG
- a CDS encoding sulfotransferase family protein: protein MTLPNFLIIGAAKAGTTALHSYLKQHPQIYMTPDKETNFFAFEGETLKFNGIGDRAIEQFSITDLATYEKEFMGVTQEKAIGEACPLYLYSEKAVERIYHYIPNAKLIVILRNPIDRAYANFLHLIRDDREPEKDFGKALEAEFDRIANNWEWFWHYIQLGFYHRQLERYYQQFKPEQIRVYLFEDLRDDALKLIQDIFAFLEVETNFEPDMTIRPNKSGMPKNSLLHQLLTKPNPLKSLVKPLLPASFRQKIQHQNLTTPKVSPEVKEKLINIYRSDIVACQKLIDRDLSSWLS from the coding sequence ATGACACTACCTAATTTTTTGATCATTGGGGCGGCGAAAGCAGGTACAACGGCTTTACATTCCTATTTAAAGCAACATCCGCAGATTTATATGACTCCTGATAAGGAGACTAATTTTTTCGCTTTTGAAGGGGAAACTTTGAAGTTTAATGGTATTGGCGATCGAGCGATCGAACAATTTTCCATTACTGATTTAGCCACCTATGAAAAGGAATTTATGGGGGTGACACAAGAAAAAGCCATCGGTGAAGCCTGTCCATTATACCTTTATAGTGAAAAAGCCGTTGAGAGAATTTATCATTATATTCCTAACGCCAAACTAATTGTAATTTTAAGAAATCCCATCGATCGAGCCTATGCGAACTTTTTACACCTAATTAGAGACGATCGAGAGCCTGAAAAAGACTTTGGTAAAGCCCTAGAAGCAGAGTTCGATCGCATCGCTAATAATTGGGAATGGTTTTGGCATTATATTCAACTCGGTTTTTATCACCGTCAACTAGAGCGATATTATCAGCAATTTAAACCTGAGCAAATTCGTGTTTATTTGTTTGAAGATTTAAGAGACGATGCCTTAAAACTCATTCAAGATATTTTTGCTTTTTTAGAAGTAGAAACCAACTTTGAACCCGATATGACAATTCGCCCCAATAAATCTGGAATGCCGAAAAATTCCTTATTACATCAACTATTAACTAAACCAAATCCCTTAAAAAGTCTCGTCAAACCCTTATTACCCGCTTCTTTTCGCCAAAAAATTCAACATCAAAATTTAACTACCCCCAAAGTATCCCCCGAAGTCAAAGAAAAATTAATTAATATTTATCGATCGGACATTGTAGCTTGTCAGAAATTAATCGATCGAGACCTTTCGTCATGGTTATCATGA
- a CDS encoding glycosyltransferase — protein sequence MIFVTVGTEQFPFNRLMHWIEVLLESEMIDEEIIVQYGNCTVLPTGAKVYRFVKEDMFRSLINQARLVISHCGEGTLLLLDSLDKPYILVSRSQKFKEHVDDHQIELAMAMEQMNIPVAWCPGDLIRFISNPRQVSISDVTSQSAIALCQSLEQRFASVN from the coding sequence ATGATTTTTGTAACCGTTGGCACAGAACAATTCCCCTTTAATCGCCTCATGCACTGGATTGAGGTTTTATTAGAGTCAGAAATGATTGATGAAGAAATCATCGTTCAATATGGCAACTGTACCGTATTGCCCACAGGCGCTAAAGTTTATCGTTTTGTCAAGGAAGATATGTTTCGCTCTTTGATCAATCAAGCTCGTCTAGTGATTAGTCATTGTGGAGAAGGTACTTTATTGTTATTGGATTCCCTTGATAAGCCTTATATTTTGGTATCTCGATCGCAAAAATTTAAAGAACACGTTGACGATCATCAGATAGAGTTAGCTATGGCGATGGAGCAAATGAATATCCCTGTGGCATGGTGTCCGGGGGATTTAATTCGTTTTATCTCTAATCCTCGTCAAGTATCTATTAGCGATGTTACCTCTCAGAGTGCGATCGCGCTTTGCCAGAGTTTAGAGCAACGTTTTGCCTCTGTAAATTGA
- a CDS encoding O-antigen ligase family protein, giving the protein MGNNLGKMNLDKPSKITIQPENFPEKLVWYGMIWTYGFYLIGATYIVGSVLGVILGFCLALQWWLQTEETPPEDRISVPLITWVWIIGMLVMEVALIVGHLNYDLGTGMLIKSTIGWAKGWAGLALYPLAGCLKIRPEIIYRAVCVICFHTLLISPLLIIAPIIHLPEILYVSPLKAVGGPGNTFFDVSLYEIDFDGSIRQRLFTPWGPALGFVANVYFILALKEKNKKWRLFGIIGSIFMANICKSRLALIAIILTPIVTFFCSRFSRPIILILMGIGSTIAGILSPVIFMALDTFKRKFTEARADSSRVRRVLKEIAGYRWRTEAPIWGHGVVEPGPHVVEYMPIGSHHTWYGLLFMRGIVGFVALAVPMILSLLVLVIKAQTEEVARAGLGILFILFLYTFGENLDILAYLYWPGLIIMGIAFKNKHKQQLTHSYPLIGIDESSG; this is encoded by the coding sequence ATGGGAAACAATCTTGGAAAAATGAACTTAGACAAACCCAGTAAAATTACTATCCAACCCGAAAATTTTCCCGAAAAATTAGTATGGTATGGGATGATTTGGACTTATGGCTTTTACTTAATTGGAGCAACGTATATTGTTGGTTCAGTATTAGGAGTTATCCTCGGTTTTTGTTTAGCATTACAATGGTGGCTACAAACAGAAGAAACTCCTCCAGAAGATAGAATTTCAGTCCCTTTAATCACTTGGGTATGGATTATCGGGATGTTAGTCATGGAAGTAGCTTTAATTGTCGGACATTTAAACTATGACTTAGGAACTGGAATGTTAATCAAATCCACCATTGGTTGGGCAAAAGGTTGGGCAGGATTAGCCCTTTATCCCTTAGCAGGATGTTTAAAGATACGCCCTGAAATTATTTATCGTGCCGTGTGCGTTATTTGTTTTCATACCCTGCTTATTTCCCCTCTTTTAATTATTGCCCCGATTATTCATCTCCCAGAAATTTTATATGTATCACCCCTCAAAGCCGTAGGAGGACCGGGTAACACTTTTTTTGATGTTTCTCTCTATGAAATTGATTTCGATGGCTCAATTCGTCAGCGATTATTTACCCCTTGGGGACCTGCTTTAGGATTTGTGGCAAATGTTTACTTTATTCTTGCTCTCAAAGAGAAAAATAAAAAATGGCGTTTATTTGGGATTATTGGCTCAATTTTTATGGCAAATATCTGTAAATCTCGTTTAGCTTTAATTGCCATCATTTTAACTCCTATTGTGACTTTTTTCTGCTCTCGATTCAGTCGTCCAATTATTTTAATTTTAATGGGTATTGGTAGTACGATCGCAGGTATTTTGTCCCCAGTAATTTTCATGGCGTTGGATACTTTTAAAAGGAAATTTACGGAAGCAAGGGCAGATTCTAGCCGAGTCAGACGAGTTTTAAAGGAAATTGCAGGATACCGTTGGCGCACCGAAGCACCTATTTGGGGGCATGGAGTGGTGGAACCGGGTCCCCATGTGGTGGAGTATATGCCCATCGGCTCTCATCATACTTGGTATGGTTTATTATTTATGAGGGGAATAGTGGGATTTGTGGCTTTAGCAGTGCCGATGATTTTAAGTTTATTGGTATTAGTAATTAAGGCACAAACTGAAGAAGTAGCGAGGGCTGGTTTAGGAATTTTATTTATTTTATTTTTATACACTTTTGGGGAAAATTTGGACATTTTGGCTTATCTTTATTGGCCCGGTTTAATTATTATGGGTATAGCTTTTAAGAATAAGCATAAACAACAACTCACCCACTCATATCCGCTCATCGGCATCGATGAGTCTTCGGGATGA
- a CDS encoding glycosyltransferase, translating into MRIALFTETFLPKVDGIVTRLKHTVEHLQKQGDEVLIFSPEGGLKEYKGARINGIKGIPLPLYPELKLAIPNPSIGFALQRFKPDLVHVVNPAVLGVGGIFYAKKYNIPLVASYHTHLPQYLHHYNLGALEGILWELLKLAHNQAQLNLCTSTAMVDELVNHGIERVDLWQRGVDTDSFQPSLASVDMRNKLSQGNPDAPLLLYVGRVSAEKEIDKIKPVLESIPHARLAIVGNGPARAELETYFANTNTNFVGYLHGQELGSAYASADAFIFPSSTETLGLVLLEAMAAGCPVVAARRGGIPDIVTDGVNGYMFNPDDAQGAIEATRRLLAHKEEREQLRQNARLEAEKWGWSSATAQLRNFYQGVLSQNNHSIAA; encoded by the coding sequence ATGCGTATTGCCCTATTTACCGAAACATTTTTGCCCAAAGTTGACGGCATCGTTACCCGTTTAAAACATACCGTTGAACATTTACAGAAACAGGGAGACGAGGTTTTAATCTTTTCCCCTGAAGGTGGTTTAAAAGAATATAAAGGAGCAAGAATTAACGGTATTAAAGGTATTCCTCTCCCCCTCTATCCCGAATTAAAATTGGCAATTCCTAACCCTTCCATCGGCTTTGCCTTACAACGATTTAAGCCCGATTTAGTTCATGTGGTTAACCCTGCGGTGTTGGGAGTAGGAGGTATTTTTTACGCTAAAAAATATAATATTCCCTTAGTCGCATCTTATCATACTCATCTACCTCAATATCTTCATCATTATAATTTAGGTGCTTTAGAAGGTATTTTGTGGGAATTGCTCAAATTAGCCCATAATCAAGCGCAATTAAATCTTTGTACTTCTACCGCTATGGTGGATGAATTAGTCAATCATGGTATCGAAAGAGTGGATTTGTGGCAAAGAGGAGTTGACACAGACTCTTTTCAACCTAGTTTAGCTTCCGTTGACATGAGAAATAAACTATCCCAAGGTAATCCTGACGCACCATTACTATTGTATGTGGGGAGGGTGTCCGCAGAAAAAGAGATTGATAAGATAAAACCCGTTTTAGAGAGTATTCCCCATGCTAGATTAGCTATTGTGGGAAATGGACCCGCTAGAGCGGAATTAGAGACTTATTTCGCTAATACTAACACAAATTTTGTCGGTTATCTTCATGGACAAGAATTAGGTAGTGCCTACGCCAGTGCCGATGCTTTTATCTTTCCTTCTTCCACCGAAACTCTAGGATTAGTCTTATTAGAAGCTATGGCGGCAGGTTGCCCTGTGGTTGCCGCTAGACGGGGAGGCATTCCTGATATTGTCACCGATGGTGTTAATGGTTATATGTTTAATCCTGATGATGCTCAAGGGGCGATCGAAGCTACCCGCCGTTTATTAGCCCATAAAGAAGAAAGAGAGCAATTAAGGCAAAATGCTCGTTTAGAGGCGGAAAAATGGGGGTGGAGTTCAGCAACCGCTCAATTACGGAACTTTTATCAAGGGGTGCTATCCCAAAATAATCACTCGATCGCCGCCTAA